The Neofelis nebulosa isolate mNeoNeb1 chromosome 1, mNeoNeb1.pri, whole genome shotgun sequence sequence TAGCACAGGCCAGCGTGGGAACTTCCCAACAGTAGTCAGGTCTCAGCTTCTCGGCTCTGAACGATCACGGAGTCGGCGCAGTGACGATTTAGCCTCTCCTCCCGTGAAAGCCTTGCATGTCATCACGGGACCCCTTTAATGACACGGCCTTTTCgtttctctctctgcgccccccagGTGAGCTCTCCGTGGAGGAGGCGCAGGACCCTTTCCTGGTTAGCATCCACATAATCGCAGACCCAGGGGAATCCCAGCCCCTGCAGGAGGCCATCGACAAGGTCTTGGCCTGGATCCACCCGGACCTGCAGCTCTTCCGGGTCTCGGAGAGGCGGGCGCCCCGGCGGCGGAGGAAGCTCCCGAAGGTGGCGCAGCCGGCGCTGGCCGTGGTGCTGTTCCTTCAGGAGGAGTACGGCGAGGAGCCCATCCTGCAGCTGCACCGCACGCTGCAGCGGCCGCCCTGGCGCCACCACCACACGGAGCGCGTGCCGCGCAGGCTCCTGCCCTACCTGCCCTGCAGCCAGGACTTCTTCACGCTGGCCCCCGGGACGCCGCTGTGGGCCATCCGGCCCGTGCACTACGGCAAGGAAATCGTGCGCTTCACCATCTACTGCCGCCACGACAACTATGCCGACATCCTCAAGTTCTACGAGCTGATCCTCCGGCGCAGCCCCAGCCAAAAGAAGACGGACTTCTGCatcttccccattttctccaaCCTGGATGTGGACATCCAGTTCTCCCTGAAGAGACTGCCCTGTGACCAGACCCCCGTCCCCACCGACTCCTCGGTGCTGGAGTTCCGGGTCAAGGACATCGGCGAGCTCGTGCCTCTCTTGCCCAACCCCTGCAGCCCCATCAGTGAGGGGCGCTGGCAGACGGAGGACCTCGACGGGAACAAGATCCTCCTGCAGGTACCTGGGGCAGACTGGGGTGtggagggcggggggggtgggggggaaggtctctgtctgtctgtgtctacCTCCCTGTGTGTTTGGGGGAACAGAGAAACCAGGGGGTTGGCTCTGCCAGAAACTCTGGTTAGTACCTGGTAAAGAGCAATGAGctaagaaacaaaaaggagggaTCAGTGGCCTCCTGTCTGGCTCTTAGATGAAATCGAGGGGTCCATACTGTGCCCGAACACAAGAGGAGGCATCAAGGGTTCTCTGCATGGGTTGTTTTCACTTCACCGCCTTGGCTCTGTGCCTCAGCAAGCAACTTCCAggtcctctgtgcccctcttcaCCCACTGTTTGAGCATCGGCTAAATGCCAGTGACTCCTGGGGATTTCAGATGAGCTTATATCCCAGGGACCTTGCTTGTTATGGAAGGTTCCTGAATCTACTCCCTCACACTTAGGGAGTTTTTACCAGTGCATTCTTCCCTTCCACAAAGGACTTCAGGAAAACCCAGCTCTTTGAAAATTGTAAACTATATTGACATTCCGTAGAGAGGATgtgcttgttttcttcttcccttcagtGTCTCCCCACCTTCCATCCCTTCTACCACTAGGCAGTAAGTAGGTTGTTAGAATCAAATGATCGCTTGAAAAATTACTTTCTCATAAATATTGTAAGGAGTAAGTGATGCCTTTGGAGTTTTTGGTTTCATTAAGTCTGGGAGGAGGCGAGTGAATACATTTTAAGGAAATGGATGCAGTAGAAAGTCCTGTTCTGTGGTTAATCCTTCACTCAATTGCTGGATTCCTTTCTCCTCCCATCCTTCCAGTGGCTGTCTGACACCCTTTCAGGATCATTAATCATACTCTAGAATTCAAAATTCAGCAGGTAGATTTAAGAATGTCCTGCACTTGGCCCTACCTGTAAATGCTTTCCAAACCCAGGCTTTCTGGAATTAACATGTAAATCAGTTCCAAGCACATaggactttgtttcttttttttttttttaatttttatttatttttgagagagagagagagcacgcacgtgcgcgagtgggggaggggcagagacagagggagacacagaatgggaagcaggctccaggccctgaactgtctgcagagctggatgcagggttccaactccaactgtgagatcatgacctgagcctaagttggacacttaactgactgagccacccaggtgccccaggactttgtttttctgaaaaaccCCTGGCCTGGGCATCTCAGTTTTCACGTTTGGCTACCTAGAAGGAGAAAGTTGATAGCGAATTAGGGGCCATTATCTTGAAATCACCTCCTGAAGATGCTGATTGTAGTTACTTGAATCACAGGTACAGCTTCatagctcttgattttgacatTAAGCATCAGAACTGTAATCCACACATCCCAAAATGAAGTGAGAATTTGGCACATGTCAGATAGCTGGTTAAAACTTTAGGCGGGCCACACTGCTCAAGTCAGAAAGATCACCTTGAGATATTAACTGTTTATGGGACACAGatacttttcagttttttctttgaaCTATACAGATAAGAAACTAAATAATATTGCTTTATTATTCAGTGAACTGAATGCTAGCTAATTGTCTCTTTTGAAATGTGAGAAAAAACTTGTGTTTGAAGATTGCCGATGCTTGTATGCAAAATATAATGCAGTTGAATAAGTAAAAGTAAATGGAAGGGTTTTGTTTATGCTAAAAGACCAAAATGAATATGATTGTTTTGAAGGGACTCCTTCCTTTTTTGCAGTAATTAGAATACTTTTGAGGCCTGT is a genomic window containing:
- the FAM124A gene encoding protein FAM124A isoform X3; amino-acid sequence: MDPKTGGGEEDDCVDSGAETGGSDYSHMSSTSSELSVEEAQDPFLVSIHIIADPGESQPLQEAIDKVLAWIHPDLQLFRVSERRAPRRRRKLPKVAQPALAVVLFLQEEYGEEPILQLHRTLQRPPWRHHHTERVPRRLLPYLPCSQDFFTLAPGTPLWAIRPVHYGKEIVRFTIYCRHDNYADILKFYELILRRSPSQKKTDFCIFPIFSNLDVDIQFSLKRLPCDQTPVPTDSSVLEFRVKDIGELVPLLPNPCSPISEGRWQTEDLDGNKILLQGRTTILFSVATALFSISTNNAQGKTYFLPKKRKPCSLFVRPQHVIFCCRRLERIEQTLR